The following proteins are encoded in a genomic region of Fundidesulfovibrio soli:
- the secG gene encoding preprotein translocase subunit SecG, translating to METLIATVHVIACVLLVVLVLLQSGKEGMGVIFGGGSGSVFGSSGAGGLLVKLTAGLAALFLVTSLAYNVVTGVDRKPSASSVMDTAPAEQKAVPAENKKPGQQNLFEEQKAPAEQKQ from the coding sequence TTGGAAACTCTCATCGCAACGGTACACGTCATCGCATGCGTCCTGCTGGTCGTGCTGGTGCTGCTCCAGTCCGGCAAGGAAGGCATGGGTGTCATCTTCGGCGGCGGCAGCGGCTCCGTGTTCGGCAGCTCCGGCGCCGGCGGGCTCCTGGTGAAGCTCACCGCAGGCCTGGCCGCGCTGTTCCTGGTCACCTCGCTGGCCTACAACGTGGTCACCGGCGTGGACAGGAAACCTAGCGCCTCCTCCGTGATGGACACCGCTCCCGCTGAGCAGAAGGCCGTCCCGGCCGAGAACAAGAAGCCCGGGCAGCAGAACCTCTTCGAGGAGCAGAAGGCCCCGGCCGAACAGAAGCAGTAA
- the tpiA gene encoding triose-phosphate isomerase gives MKKLMAANWKMYKLRHEAGDTAEALVKAVKDSMPQDREVLILPPFTALRSVRKAIKKAPGFALGGQNFFPSMQGAFTGEIAPDMLLDMGCTYALAGHSERRHVMGEADEFVGQKVTFGLERGLSMILCVGETIDERKEGRLEEVVRRQMEMGLAGVPADVAPERLTVAYEPVWAIGSGLTAGPKEIVEAHGLVRSILQDKFGAKALEMRLQYGGSVKPENASEIMSLDNVDGVLVGGSSLSAESFSRIVTA, from the coding sequence ATGAAAAAGCTGATGGCTGCCAACTGGAAGATGTACAAGCTGCGCCACGAGGCCGGGGACACTGCCGAGGCCCTGGTCAAGGCCGTGAAGGACTCCATGCCCCAGGACCGCGAGGTGCTGATCCTTCCGCCGTTCACGGCCCTGCGCTCCGTGCGCAAGGCGATCAAGAAGGCCCCGGGGTTCGCCCTGGGCGGCCAGAACTTCTTCCCCTCCATGCAGGGGGCCTTCACCGGGGAGATCGCCCCGGACATGCTCCTGGACATGGGCTGCACCTACGCCCTGGCGGGCCACTCGGAGCGCAGGCACGTCATGGGCGAGGCCGACGAATTCGTGGGCCAGAAGGTGACCTTCGGCCTGGAGCGCGGCCTGAGCATGATCCTGTGCGTGGGCGAGACCATCGACGAGCGCAAGGAGGGCCGCCTTGAGGAGGTCGTGCGCCGCCAGATGGAGATGGGCCTGGCGGGCGTGCCCGCCGACGTGGCCCCCGAGCGCCTCACGGTGGCCTACGAGCCCGTGTGGGCCATCGGTTCGGGCCTGACGGCAGGGCCCAAGGAGATCGTGGAGGCGCACGGGCTGGTGCGCTCCATATTGCAGGATAAATTCGGCGCGAAGGCCCTGGAAATGCGCCTGCAATACGGTGGCTCGGTGAAGCCCGAGAACGCTTCGGAAATAATGTCTCTTGACAATGTTGACGGAGTGTTGGTAGGAGGCTCCTCCCTGAGCGCGGAAAGCTTCTCGCGGATTGTGACCGCCTAG
- a CDS encoding phosphoglycerate kinase → MPMRFLDEMDISGKRLLVRVDYNVPLKDGVITDDTRITASLPTLELALSKGASLVLCSHLGKAKGAFDPKFSLAPAAKRLSELLGRPVAFAPDCVGPEAVKMAAALKPGEVLMLENLRFHAGEEKGDPAFAAELAKLGEIYVNDAFGTAHRPHASVSGVPAVMAACCGGLLLKKEWEFLGTALEAPTRPYVAVTGGAKVSSKLAVLKHLLGKVDSLIIGGAMANTFLKAQGLEVGKSLVEDNLLDEARSILAVAVEKSVRIALPVDFVISMDAGKPLGEMTSAGVCDATAVPAEAVALDVGPKTGALFAEVLSPAKTVVWNGPMGAFENPAFAAGTMGVAKVLAGLDAVTVIGGGDTDAAVHASGLASKMSFISTGGGASLEFMEGKELPAFKALREYGK, encoded by the coding sequence ATGCCCATGCGTTTTTTGGACGAGATGGATATCTCCGGCAAACGCCTGCTGGTCCGGGTGGACTACAACGTTCCGCTCAAGGACGGCGTCATCACCGACGACACCCGCATCACCGCCAGCCTGCCCACCCTTGAACTGGCCCTCTCCAAGGGCGCGTCGCTGGTGCTCTGCTCGCACCTGGGCAAGGCCAAGGGCGCGTTCGACCCCAAGTTCTCCCTGGCCCCCGCGGCCAAGCGCCTGAGCGAGCTGCTGGGCCGCCCCGTGGCCTTCGCCCCCGACTGTGTGGGCCCCGAGGCCGTGAAGATGGCCGCCGCGCTGAAGCCCGGCGAGGTGCTCATGCTGGAGAACCTGCGCTTCCACGCCGGGGAGGAGAAGGGCGACCCGGCCTTCGCCGCCGAGCTGGCCAAACTGGGCGAGATCTACGTCAACGACGCATTCGGCACGGCCCACCGCCCGCACGCCTCGGTCTCCGGGGTCCCGGCGGTCATGGCGGCCTGCTGCGGCGGCTTGCTGCTCAAGAAGGAGTGGGAGTTCCTGGGCACGGCCCTGGAGGCCCCCACACGGCCCTACGTGGCCGTCACGGGCGGGGCTAAGGTCTCCTCCAAGCTGGCGGTGCTCAAGCACCTGCTGGGCAAAGTGGACAGCCTCATCATCGGCGGGGCCATGGCCAACACCTTCCTCAAGGCCCAGGGCCTCGAAGTGGGCAAGTCCCTGGTGGAGGACAATCTTCTGGACGAAGCGCGCAGCATCCTGGCCGTCGCCGTGGAGAAGAGCGTGCGCATCGCCCTGCCCGTGGACTTCGTGATCTCCATGGACGCGGGCAAGCCCCTGGGCGAGATGACCTCCGCCGGGGTCTGCGACGCCACGGCGGTGCCCGCCGAGGCCGTGGCCCTGGATGTGGGCCCCAAGACCGGCGCGCTCTTCGCCGAGGTGCTGTCCCCCGCCAAGACCGTGGTCTGGAACGGCCCCATGGGCGCGTTCGAGAACCCGGCCTTCGCCGCGGGAACCATGGGCGTGGCCAAGGTGCTGGCCGGGCTCGACGCCGTGACCGTGATCGGCGGCGGCGACACGGACGCCGCCGTGCACGCCTCCGGCCTGGCGTCCAAGATGAGCTTCATCTCCACCGGCGGCGGCGCTTCCCTGGAATTCATGGAAGGCAAGGAACTGCCCGCCTTCAAGGCCCTGAGGGAGTACGGAAAATGA
- the rimI gene encoding ribosomal protein S18-alanine N-acetyltransferase, which produces MPDTGVPGAPRPKPGPKPKIVRFGKADIPAVVELEKQCFSVPWSRKQYEAVVDNERFHVFGLVEQGAVIAYITFFAADWEMEILNIAVHPGRRRRGLGQHLLGHVLQLCRGMGINRGYLEVRRSNVAAQGLYAAFGFEEVGVRKRYYPDNKEDALVMRLDMDPEPSPDS; this is translated from the coding sequence ATGCCCGATACCGGCGTCCCGGGCGCGCCGCGCCCGAAGCCCGGCCCGAAACCCAAAATCGTGCGCTTCGGCAAGGCGGACATACCCGCTGTCGTGGAGCTGGAAAAGCAGTGTTTTTCCGTGCCCTGGTCCCGCAAGCAGTACGAGGCCGTGGTCGACAACGAGCGTTTCCACGTGTTCGGGCTCGTGGAGCAGGGGGCCGTCATCGCCTACATCACCTTCTTCGCGGCCGACTGGGAGATGGAAATACTCAACATCGCGGTCCATCCCGGTCGCAGGCGCCGTGGGCTGGGCCAGCATCTGCTGGGTCACGTCTTGCAACTTTGCCGTGGAATGGGCATAAACCGGGGGTATTTGGAAGTCCGGCGTTCCAACGTCGCCGCGCAGGGCTTGTATGCCGCCTTCGGTTTCGAGGAAGTGGGCGTCCGCAAGCGCTACTACCCCGACAACAAGGAGGACGCCCTGGTCATGCGGTTGGACATGGACCCGGAGCCCTCTCCCGACTCATGA
- a CDS encoding NUDIX domain-containing protein, producing METHRKHQSPETEMVEVVDHDGNLLAVIPASEAHRQSLPHRAALTLLFDKLGRLALTRRPQTEALYPGRWELPARGHILPGEAASDAARRLAEGRFPQGLGPLTPQSALKAGEDTAFEALKVFRCTLHSDGDDEELLLVSREELSVLSDDHRELFAPWVVYALKEGVLFPEKTREEGRGEG from the coding sequence ATGGAAACCCACAGGAAACACCAATCCCCAGAGACCGAGATGGTTGAGGTTGTGGACCATGACGGCAACCTCCTGGCCGTGATCCCGGCCTCGGAGGCGCACCGCCAGTCCCTGCCGCACAGGGCCGCGCTGACGCTCCTGTTCGACAAGCTGGGCAGGCTGGCGCTCACCAGGCGCCCGCAAACGGAGGCCCTGTACCCGGGCCGCTGGGAGCTCCCGGCGCGCGGGCACATCCTCCCCGGCGAGGCCGCCTCGGATGCCGCGCGCAGGCTGGCGGAGGGCCGCTTTCCGCAGGGCCTCGGCCCGCTGACCCCGCAATCCGCGCTCAAAGCTGGGGAGGACACGGCTTTCGAAGCCCTGAAGGTGTTCCGCTGCACCCTGCACAGCGACGGAGACGACGAAGAGCTGCTGCTGGTCAGCCGGGAGGAGCTTTCCGTGTTGTCGGACGACCACCGCGAGCTGTTTGCGCCCTGGGTGGTCTACGCCCTGAAGGAAGGGGTGCTGTTTCCTGAGAAAACGCGGGAAGAGGGACGCGGAGAGGGTTAA
- a CDS encoding inositol monophosphatase family protein — protein sequence MADFEMTPGLAEAALEAVRQAGGIILRQWSKPSDIRRKGPIDLVTETDLAVEEALKQSLARILPGSTFLAEESAESLDPGELCWIIDPVDGTTNFAHRVPFVATSVALWQGGRTVLGIVNVPAMNECFHAVLGGGAFCNGEPIRVSGVARLEDSLIATGFPYTVRQDIRPLMDNLENMLVNTQGVRRPGAASIDLAYTAAGRFDAFYETGLKPWDTAAGWLLVTEAGGRVSAFDASRPYWLRSRSILASNGLVHEAVAALLRED from the coding sequence ATGGCAGATTTCGAGATGACGCCCGGACTGGCCGAGGCGGCCCTGGAGGCCGTGCGCCAGGCCGGGGGGATCATCCTGCGCCAGTGGAGCAAGCCCAGCGACATCCGGCGCAAAGGCCCCATCGACCTGGTGACGGAGACCGACCTGGCAGTGGAGGAGGCCCTCAAGCAGAGCCTCGCCCGCATCCTGCCCGGCTCCACCTTCCTGGCCGAGGAGTCCGCCGAGAGCCTCGACCCCGGCGAGCTGTGCTGGATCATCGATCCCGTTGACGGCACTACCAACTTCGCCCACCGCGTGCCCTTCGTGGCCACTTCCGTGGCCCTGTGGCAGGGCGGGCGCACGGTGCTGGGCATCGTCAACGTGCCCGCAATGAACGAGTGCTTCCACGCCGTCCTGGGCGGCGGGGCCTTCTGCAACGGCGAGCCCATACGGGTCTCCGGCGTGGCACGCCTGGAGGACTCGCTGATCGCCACCGGCTTCCCCTACACCGTGCGCCAGGACATCCGGCCCCTGATGGACAACCTGGAGAACATGCTCGTGAACACCCAGGGCGTGCGCAGGCCCGGCGCGGCCTCCATCGACCTGGCTTATACGGCGGCGGGACGCTTCGACGCCTTCTACGAGACCGGGCTCAAACCCTGGGACACGGCCGCCGGATGGCTGCTGGTCACCGAGGCGGGCGGGCGCGTGAGCGCGTTCGACGCCTCGCGGCCTTATTGGCTGCGCTCGCGCTCCATCCTGGCCTCCAACGGCCTGGTGCACGAGGCCGTGGCCGCGCTCCTGCGCGAGGATTAA
- a CDS encoding rod shape-determining protein, with product MIFDRLFRFLGKDLAMDLGTANTLLYSPSEGIVLNEPSVVAIESRTGQLVAVGKEAKEFLGRTPERIRAIRPMKDGVIADFEITKEMIAFFIRKVITGFRLAKPKIVICVPTGITQVEKRAVIESAQQAGAREVRLVEEPMAAAIGAGLPIEEPVGNMVVDIGGGTTEVAVISLSAVAYAESVRVAGDELNEAIQRYMQDQFQLLIGENMAEQIKIRVGSAYELPEPLFMEVAGKNMVTGTPGMVEVSDSHIREAIKEPVSVIVGAVRKALEKTPPELVADIASRGLLLAGGGSLLRGLDKLISDSTRLHVMLDDDPLTTVVRGTGKTIEHRGHYDQVFIN from the coding sequence ATGATATTCGACAGGCTATTCCGTTTTCTGGGCAAGGACTTGGCCATGGACCTGGGCACGGCCAACACCCTGCTGTACTCCCCTTCGGAAGGCATCGTGCTCAATGAGCCATCGGTGGTCGCCATCGAGTCGCGCACGGGCCAGCTGGTCGCCGTGGGCAAGGAGGCCAAGGAGTTCCTGGGCCGCACCCCCGAACGCATCCGCGCCATCCGTCCCATGAAGGACGGCGTCATCGCCGACTTCGAGATCACCAAGGAGATGATCGCCTTCTTCATCCGCAAGGTGATCACCGGCTTCAGGCTGGCCAAGCCCAAGATCGTCATCTGCGTGCCTACCGGGATCACCCAGGTGGAGAAGCGCGCCGTGATCGAGAGCGCCCAGCAGGCCGGAGCCCGCGAAGTCCGCCTGGTGGAGGAGCCCATGGCCGCAGCCATCGGCGCGGGCCTGCCCATCGAGGAGCCCGTGGGCAACATGGTGGTGGATATCGGCGGCGGCACCACCGAGGTGGCCGTCATCTCCCTTTCCGCCGTGGCCTACGCCGAGAGCGTGCGCGTGGCCGGCGACGAGCTCAACGAAGCCATCCAGCGCTACATGCAGGACCAGTTCCAGCTGCTCATCGGCGAGAACATGGCCGAACAGATCAAGATCCGCGTGGGCAGCGCCTACGAATTGCCCGAGCCCCTTTTCATGGAGGTCGCGGGCAAGAACATGGTCACCGGCACGCCCGGCATGGTGGAGGTTTCCGACTCCCACATCCGCGAGGCCATCAAGGAGCCGGTGAGCGTCATCGTCGGGGCCGTGCGCAAGGCGCTTGAGAAGACCCCGCCCGAGCTCGTGGCGGACATCGCCTCCCGGGGCCTGCTGCTGGCCGGCGGCGGGTCGCTGCTGCGCGGGCTGGACAAGCTCATCTCCGACAGCACCCGCCTGCACGTCATGCTCGACGACGACCCGCTGACCACCGTGGTGCGCGGCACCGGCAAGACCATCGAACATCGCGGCCACTACGACCAGGTGTTCATCAACTAG
- a CDS encoding GAF domain-containing protein: protein MARLDVFSRVLQLVCNVFDSYSAVLFLPDPGGEGCRLAASFSLGDGVRQGMTLAPGQGLAGWIIRERKPLLVGNFDQKRGVLGYYSGKGEAEIRAFLGVPLDGVTGALCLDSKKVHSFGDKDQKILGEFARLVSALYLERDSLAEGHAEARICQCLRQLTDLPRMHPKWHAYLGELLDQVSRATGFSHCFLAVRDDPSCCFAVEGVSKVLFSPSQPAPAGFPLGGGMIGWVFKNDAPVYSQEADLTALRLFGAQASAPVFKTVICQPVRFSRRTRAVLVLASQETATLGDLHKDFARAVADQLAMFLENLHLKARLARHKA, encoded by the coding sequence ATGGCCCGCCTGGACGTTTTCTCACGCGTTCTGCAGCTGGTCTGCAACGTGTTCGACAGCTATTCCGCGGTGCTCTTTCTCCCCGATCCGGGGGGCGAGGGCTGCCGCCTTGCCGCGTCCTTCAGCCTGGGCGACGGCGTGCGCCAGGGCATGACCCTGGCCCCGGGCCAGGGCCTGGCGGGTTGGATCATCAGGGAGCGCAAGCCCCTGCTGGTGGGCAACTTCGACCAGAAACGCGGCGTGCTGGGCTACTATTCCGGCAAGGGCGAGGCGGAGATCAGGGCGTTTTTGGGCGTGCCGCTGGACGGCGTCACGGGCGCGCTCTGCCTTGACTCCAAAAAGGTGCACAGCTTCGGCGACAAGGACCAGAAAATCCTGGGCGAGTTCGCCAGGCTGGTCTCCGCTCTCTATCTGGAGCGCGATTCGCTGGCCGAAGGCCACGCCGAGGCCAGGATCTGCCAGTGCCTGCGCCAGCTCACCGACCTGCCCCGCATGCACCCCAAGTGGCACGCCTACCTGGGCGAACTGCTCGACCAGGTCTCCCGCGCCACGGGCTTCAGCCACTGCTTCCTGGCCGTGCGCGACGACCCTTCCTGCTGCTTCGCGGTTGAGGGCGTGAGCAAGGTGCTCTTCTCCCCCAGTCAGCCGGCCCCGGCGGGCTTCCCCCTGGGCGGGGGCATGATCGGCTGGGTGTTCAAGAACGACGCTCCCGTCTATTCCCAGGAGGCCGACCTCACGGCCCTGCGGCTCTTCGGCGCGCAGGCCAGCGCCCCGGTTTTCAAAACTGTCATCTGCCAGCCCGTGCGCTTCTCACGCCGCACCCGCGCCGTGCTGGTGCTCGCCAGCCAGGAGACCGCAACCCTTGGCGATCTCCACAAGGACTTCGCCCGCGCCGTGGCCGACCAGCTGGCCATGTTCCTCGAAAACCTGCACCTCAAGGCCCGGCTCGCTCGCCACAAGGCATAG
- a CDS encoding DUF6485 family protein, with the protein MSTGCERQQSGNMADCPCTYSSCPRLGNCCQCVAHHRAKDQLPACYFTKEQEATYNRSIAYFMDCRQG; encoded by the coding sequence ATGAGCACAGGCTGCGAACGCCAGCAATCCGGCAATATGGCCGACTGTCCTTGCACCTACTCCAGCTGCCCCAGGCTCGGCAACTGCTGCCAGTGCGTGGCCCACCACCGCGCCAAGGACCAGCTCCCCGCCTGCTACTTCACCAAGGAGCAGGAGGCCACCTACAACCGATCCATCGCCTATTTCATGGACTGCCGCCAAGGCTGA
- the gcvT gene encoding glycine cleavage system aminomethyltransferase GcvT — translation MENLFVTPLNAWHKAHGAKMVPFAGWEMPVQYSGIIAEHQHCRSKACIFDICHMGEFSLKGAGAKDALAKAVTQNLDTLAPGKCRYGFLLNSEGGVLDDLIVYRIAEDEFMLVVNGACIDTDFAAIASRLPDGLSFTNISEQTAKIDLQGPASFEVLQGLLPGEWEKLGYFSFTKAMFGEVEIIVSRTGYTGELGYEFYLPASSANDLWEALAADPDVLPAGLGARDTLRLEMGYPLYGQDLDTKHTPGAAGYAGMLTSTAEYVGKARALDAPEKLIALSIEGRRSARHHDVVALPGGEVVGVVTSGSFSPSLGHSIALAYVKAEAADAADFVVKTAKVELPAKKVDLPFYQGGTARKKLNG, via the coding sequence GTGGAAAATCTGTTCGTCACCCCGCTCAATGCCTGGCACAAAGCCCACGGAGCCAAGATGGTCCCCTTCGCGGGCTGGGAAATGCCCGTGCAGTATTCCGGCATCATCGCCGAGCACCAGCATTGCCGCTCCAAGGCCTGCATCTTCGACATCTGCCACATGGGCGAGTTCTCGCTCAAGGGCGCGGGAGCCAAGGACGCCCTGGCCAAGGCCGTGACCCAGAACCTGGACACCCTGGCCCCCGGCAAGTGCCGCTACGGCTTCCTGCTGAACTCCGAGGGCGGCGTGCTGGACGACCTGATCGTCTACCGCATCGCCGAGGACGAGTTCATGCTCGTGGTCAACGGCGCGTGCATCGACACCGACTTCGCGGCCATCGCCTCCCGCCTGCCTGACGGGCTTTCATTCACCAACATCTCCGAGCAGACCGCCAAGATCGACCTGCAGGGCCCGGCCTCCTTCGAGGTGCTCCAGGGCCTGCTGCCCGGCGAGTGGGAGAAGCTCGGTTATTTCAGCTTCACCAAGGCCATGTTCGGCGAGGTGGAGATCATCGTCAGCCGCACCGGCTACACCGGCGAGCTGGGCTACGAGTTCTACCTGCCCGCTTCCAGCGCCAATGACCTCTGGGAGGCCCTGGCCGCCGACCCCGACGTGCTGCCCGCGGGCCTGGGCGCGCGCGACACCCTGCGCCTGGAGATGGGCTACCCCCTCTACGGGCAGGACCTGGACACCAAGCACACCCCCGGAGCCGCTGGCTACGCGGGCATGCTCACCTCCACTGCGGAGTACGTGGGCAAGGCCCGCGCCCTGGACGCCCCCGAAAAGCTCATCGCGCTCTCCATCGAGGGCCGCCGCAGCGCCCGCCACCACGACGTTGTGGCCCTGCCCGGCGGCGAGGTCGTGGGCGTGGTGACCAGCGGCTCCTTCTCGCCCTCCCTGGGCCACAGCATCGCCCTGGCCTACGTGAAGGCCGAGGCCGCCGACGCCGCCGACTTCGTGGTCAAGACCGCCAAGGTCGAGCTGCCCGCCAAGAAGGTGGACCTGCCCTTCTACCAGGGCGGCACCGCCAGGAAGAAATTGAACGGATAA
- a CDS encoding 16S rRNA (uracil(1498)-N(3))-methyltransferase — MPRLDSFFLPPECWEPPFRLPGDEAKHLSKVLRLGPGAQVRCFDGQGREGLFEVEAVKGGVTLRLLTERKAPAPASRCWLALGWNKSTRRGWLLEKAVELGAAGILFWEAARSQGGMPAQPKETWQAQLVAGAKQCGNPRLPKIEMIPGGAAGLAARAAGFTKRWLLWESPVLRRGLAREDLAVQGDSIFVLGPEGGLTQGEADLFAGAGFEAVTLGPRPLRWETAALMCLGLAWWAVSENGDAETVGGDNPAAWR; from the coding sequence ATGCCCAGACTGGACTCCTTCTTCCTGCCCCCCGAATGCTGGGAACCTCCCTTCCGCCTGCCCGGCGACGAGGCCAAGCACCTCTCCAAGGTGCTGCGCCTGGGCCCCGGCGCGCAGGTGCGCTGTTTCGACGGCCAGGGGCGCGAGGGCCTGTTCGAGGTGGAGGCGGTCAAGGGCGGCGTCACGCTGCGCCTGCTCACCGAGCGTAAGGCCCCTGCCCCGGCCTCGCGCTGCTGGCTGGCCCTGGGCTGGAACAAATCCACCCGGCGCGGCTGGCTGCTGGAGAAGGCCGTGGAGCTTGGGGCCGCTGGCATCCTCTTCTGGGAGGCAGCTCGCAGCCAGGGCGGCATGCCCGCCCAGCCCAAAGAGACCTGGCAGGCCCAGCTTGTGGCCGGGGCCAAGCAGTGCGGCAACCCCCGCCTGCCGAAGATCGAGATGATCCCCGGCGGGGCTGCCGGGCTGGCCGCGCGCGCGGCGGGCTTCACGAAGCGCTGGCTGCTCTGGGAATCGCCGGTGCTGCGCCGGGGCCTGGCCCGCGAGGACCTGGCCGTGCAGGGCGACAGCATCTTCGTGCTGGGCCCCGAGGGAGGGCTGACCCAGGGCGAGGCGGACCTGTTCGCCGGGGCCGGTTTCGAGGCCGTGACCCTGGGGCCGCGCCCCCTGCGCTGGGAAACGGCCGCGCTCATGTGCCTGGGCCTGGCCTGGTGGGCTGTGAGCGAGAATGGGGACGCTGAAACGGTCGGGGGTGACAATCCCGCCGCCTGGAGGTAG
- a CDS encoding replication-associated recombination protein A, protein MPPLAHAIRPETFEEFTGQGHVITRLQTMLKAARLPSLLLYGPPGCGKSTLALLLAKAKGVPYVRVSAPEAGLATLRQKIEGKEILILDELHRFSKAQQDFFLPLLEHGDITLLATTTENPSFSVTKQLLSRLHVMRLRSLSHSEMLQVGQRGLTALHMEDLPRESQEMLAAMSGGDARTFLNLLEYAAQLPPEKRAPAELRQNLPEQVMRGDRDADQHYELASAFIKSIRGSDVDAALYYLACMLESGEDPRFVTRRLILSASEDVGLADPQALPLAVACQHAVEMVGMPEGFIPMAETTVYLALAPKSNSSYAAYLAARKEVQARGALPVPLHLRNPSAKLQRQWGFGEGYKYPHAYPGAWVEQEYMPPELSGVRFYQEKDQGAEPKLAARLKGLRKK, encoded by the coding sequence ATGCCGCCTCTCGCACACGCCATCCGCCCGGAGACGTTCGAGGAATTCACGGGCCAGGGCCATGTGATCACCCGCCTCCAGACCATGCTCAAGGCCGCCCGCCTGCCGAGCCTGCTGCTCTACGGTCCGCCGGGCTGCGGCAAGTCCACGCTGGCGCTGCTGCTGGCCAAGGCCAAGGGCGTGCCCTACGTGCGCGTCAGCGCCCCGGAGGCCGGGCTGGCCACCCTGCGCCAAAAGATCGAGGGTAAGGAGATCCTGATCCTCGACGAGCTGCACCGCTTCTCCAAGGCCCAGCAGGATTTCTTCCTGCCCCTGCTCGAACACGGCGACATCACCCTGCTGGCCACCACCACGGAGAACCCCTCCTTCTCGGTGACCAAGCAGCTGCTCTCCAGGCTGCACGTCATGCGTCTGCGCTCCCTCTCCCACTCGGAGATGCTCCAGGTGGGCCAGCGCGGGCTCACCGCCCTGCACATGGAGGACCTGCCCCGCGAAAGCCAGGAGATGCTGGCCGCCATGTCCGGCGGGGACGCCCGCACCTTCCTGAACCTGCTGGAGTACGCGGCACAGCTGCCGCCGGAGAAGCGCGCCCCGGCCGAGCTGCGCCAGAACCTGCCCGAGCAGGTCATGCGCGGGGATCGCGACGCGGACCAGCACTACGAGCTGGCCTCGGCCTTCATCAAATCCATCCGCGGCTCCGACGTGGACGCCGCGCTCTACTACCTGGCCTGCATGCTCGAATCCGGGGAGGACCCGCGCTTCGTCACCCGCAGGCTGATCCTCTCCGCCTCGGAGGACGTGGGCCTGGCCGACCCCCAGGCCCTGCCCTTGGCCGTGGCCTGCCAGCACGCCGTGGAGATGGTGGGCATGCCCGAGGGCTTCATCCCCATGGCCGAGACCACGGTGTACCTGGCCCTGGCTCCCAAGAGCAATTCCAGCTACGCGGCCTACCTGGCCGCCCGCAAGGAGGTGCAGGCCAGGGGCGCGCTGCCCGTGCCCCTGCACCTGCGCAACCCCTCGGCCAAGCTGCAGCGCCAGTGGGGCTTCGGGGAGGGCTACAAGTACCCCCACGCCTACCCCGGGGCCTGGGTGGAGCAGGAGTACATGCCCCCGGAGCTCTCCGGAGTGCGCTTCTACCAGGAGAAGGACCAGGGCGCGGAGCCCAAGCTGGCCGCGCGACTGAAGGGGCTCAGGAAAAAATAG